The nucleotide sequence ATTATGTTCGCGAATGACAAATTGataattcattgaaataaatcgATGCACGAGTTCATGTGGGGGACGTGGGGAATATaaagataaattgaaaatatcaacagAACCGCCTCGACGCCTAAATTATAcaatataggtagaggtactttcAAACTGCTCTAAAATATATTATACCTACAGTAGGTAGAAGTACACGAAATGTCGTCGTTAAATTGCTGCAAAAAAGACTCATTATCTAACGAAGTTGTGAAATACGAGGTCGATGAAATTTGTCACcgttccaaaattcaaattctacgTGATTCATCGATgaaccagttttgaaaaaaaattttctctcgatatacctacctattctaatTCCACGCTTCGCAACATattgatttcagtttttcttgGCGAATGTGAGTCATTAGTACAGGTAAACGACTAGATAGGCAGCTACTAACAGTACTAACATAAATTTATAATATATTCCATACGAATACGAATGCTCGCCAAAGAGACCAGGAGCTGAAGCCGGGAATTGAAGAagagaattcaaaaaagctgaTATCAATTCACGGACATCGAGTTCCTTCTATCTCATTAATATAATTAACGGGTGACAGTTGTTTCCGCGACTAACGTAGGAGAAAGTGTTTTTTGTAATACCATGACAGACAGATATCATCGAAATGTAAATAAACAGAATAACTATGTTCTTCACCTTACCTACGTGTAAATGTGACATTGAACTCGAAGATCATGATAGACTTGTAATGTTTTTATTGTCAAGCAGAGCTACAcgaatgataggtaggtagtaggttaGGTACTCATCACATTCAAAAATCGTGGTTAATTTTTTCCTTCGCTCGTTTAAAAAAGGTAATTGGAAAGTGGCCTCATGACGATTGATGAAATTGTGTAACATTCCCCCTTCCCTCCACTTTTTccatttggaattttgaaagtaggtatcTACTGGGCTTACGATAGCTGGAAATTGCTATAAATTTTCTGAGTGTCGAAAGAATACGGATATCTTTATCGGGTCTTATTTATGTGATGTAAATTTAGATATTGGTAtaaagtacatacgtatgtCCTTTTCATTCGTGGAGTGTTAAACTACACCATTTGAATATATACAGGCATGTTGTTTTAAAATATATAGGCctacatcaaaaattaatttgcatttttgctgtaagtataggtaggtaaattaattttgttaattttattattgttttcttTAATATTCACTCGGCTATGTTATCAATGTTATCATTCATCTAacgaatataattttattttctcttcattttgtttttatttttcctcgaTTTTATTTTACTCATCTATTTTATTCCTCTCCTCATTgtaatatttaataattttattgaatttaatttaatttattctctTATTCTGTCatctaattataatttttttatttaattttatgcaATCTTATTTtcttgttaattttattttatttcagaatgtttttaaaaattcattttttaaggttatttcatttttatcaaattttagtctttatatattttttcgtcCAATTAAATACcattttctcttcaatttttatttcctcCATACCTATTTTAATCTGTTGTGttgtatttaatttaattttttccttaatataatcaacatttttcctTATTTTAGAACCTTCAATAATTTCTAGCAAGTTCActgatttttcagaaactttgggaaaagttttaaatcaatTGATACCCTTTCCAAAATATTCCGACaactttcttaaaaaattttcaaatatttctacgCACATTTCTCGTGCTTATTTTCTTGGTGTTATAATTTCCTGGaaattttattcacattttgcgtaatttttacaatatttttacacaaactttttacagttcaacaaaactgcaaaaattgcacCAAAAAAACTCAATACTTACGCATGACGACTAAAagagaatttgaatttattctgGCAAGTCTTTGAAACAGATTGTGAGAGTTAATAAAAGCGTTTTAAAGAACGTATAGGCAACCTAATCTacacaataagtaggtaccaaaaattaaaattacgtaggtacatatacataaGCTAGAGCCTGAAGAGTTTCAATCTTTcatataatttgaataaaaaataaataataaaaatgaggaAGGTGGAAATATACAAATAACTTCATCTAAGTTCTAGTTTTTATTcaaacaaataaaacaaaaaatactatCAAATAACGAACAATGGGTATAGGTAACTATAGGTATAAAGCTCATCATCTTCTGATCTTTCCACTTCTTAAAACGAGGAATAAAAGCAGCCAGTGAAATCATATCTACGCACCTGTACCTAtaccaatcaaattttaaaagtgcaaaaatcttgTATTTTGAAGAGTAAAAGTTCGAAATCTTCTAATGTGCGATCTTTATTTTGCAGATTTCACTTTTACTCAGCTTTGGCCAAATCTTATAGCTATACAGAATGCGTTAAACTTTCATTGAGCAATAccaataaaatacctacctttcTCACTTGTAGAGTCAACTTGATGAATTCTTATCGTAATATTGTACTGCAATAATTCGCATTTGCAAAGTACAGTAAGTATATAGGCACAACAATTAAAAACCGTTTCATGTGACGAACGCTGGTACAACTTTCTACTTCATTGATAGTGATGAAATTCAACGTAACGATTATAATAATATCGAGCATCATCGTTGTCGCCTTCTCGAACTAGCCTACATTTGCactcgtatttttaattttcaaacatgatgATCGTCCATATAACATgcgtaaatttatgaaaattggaaaGCGATTCTTCAAATTGAATAGTACTACACACGATGACTACCTATAAAGAATACCAATAGGTTTTTTACGTTTGTCAACGAAATAACGGTTAACCATTTACCCAGATTGAATTAAATCAGAACACTTGGAATGTTTACACCTCAGTAAGCACATACATAGTACACTATATTTAAACATGTGTTACCTATCACAAATTACCTATCGCAAAACCGCTTCATCACATATCATTGCACGATTCAACACATCGATAGCGGGCAAATATTGAAACAAGATATTCGCACTATTTATATTCAATGGTGTTATTATTATTGTATGTTCTCACTTTGCTTGTTGAAATTCACACTATTTTGCGTCAGTGTCATCTTGGACACTATTTACAACGGTGTAAATTGAAAGCATATCATGGTATGCTATTTCCTGCGACAATCTCTTAGGTTTCGACTTTCGGTCAGGTCGCATTCGAAGAAATTATTCGAACCGCAATGTTATAagataggtaggtgtaggtataagtAAGCATTCAACATCGCGAAGTAATCAGATGaactacttttgaaaattttcaacgaagaaTTAATGAACTGACAGTGAGAGAAAAATTTAGCTAGGTAGGTTCCTAATGGTTcataatttgttttgaaaactgaagACCGTAAGACGTGAAAAAcagtatttattttataaaggATTAATAACATGATTCATAATGTCGCGTATTTCCTTtaattacgtaaattttttcagaaaaatatttgcTCTTTCGAGTTTGAGAATAAAACTTCcacttttaaaaagaaaaattcgcgATATACAAATTCGTAAACTAATTCACTCGAACGTGCCATGtttaaaatcgtatttttcaataagtatatCCAATACTTTATTAACGTTCAAATCCTCGgttaaatgataatttttaaatttgtttacaCGTCCACCCAACGCGATTGTTTTAATCGAAACTGACAATTGGTGATACGCCTCTGCCATGATTGTGGCTATTTGTTCGACGGTATACTTTTGGTTTAGTAACTTGGAATAAAATTCTTCGTTCTTCTGTATTTCTTTCACATTTCCAATGTGAAGCCAACGTTGGACACGGATTTCTTTCGCTTTGTCAACCGGATCCTTgagaatatcaatttttttccaattcagtCTTACTCCGAGACCGTACTTGGTCTCCAGACGATCGAGTTCTGCACGCGCCGTACACTGATATCTCAAAAGCAAAGCGGTGtcctgaaatcaaaaaaatcattcaatatcTAACAAAATATACCCGTTCACGAATcagttttttcacgtttcgcGCCCGATCTCTCGACCGGGCGGTTTTAGACAAATCGTCAAAGGGATTCGCGATTTGTTCacgaattttcaagttcgttCTTGATGAAATACGAAACACCTCGAATTTGCACTCTACACACTATTCGTATTTCGTCGATATGCCGGTTCCAGACTATGCGCAGTTCGCGTTTCGTGGTTCGCATTTTGAGATTCGTGAAGGATTcgcgataaaaatgatgaaatacgaAACACCTCGAATTTGCACTCTACACACTATTCATATTTCGTCGATATGTACAGTTTGACAAGaacgaacttgaaaattcgtgaacgaatcgcgAATCCCTTTGACGATTCGTCTAAAAACCGCCCGGTCGAGAGATCGGACgcgaaacgtgaaaaaactgATTCGTGATGATTgcgaaaaattacaaactgaatttgaaaaacgaatggACATGAATGTCCGCTTGTAAACATAAAAGATAAAAATCATTCTGTAGGATAAGACGAATACTAACCAAGTGTGATTGTAGTTTACCGATATGAACCAGGGCAGCTGCATGGCTGCGTTCCCACGATGGAATCTGAAAATAAGAAGTTATTTTTTGAGTATCGACGAGTAGAGGTATATCAAGCAAGACAGGTGAAGCCGAAAGAGTTACGTAGAACTTCATGCAAAATTAGTAAGGTTACAAGAAAGAGATAGGTGCTGTACTTGTACATATCTCTTTCTTTTCTGTTGTTTTTCTCACCTTGACACGTGCGGAACATTCAAAATATTCGACCTGCACCTTCGACAAAACCGAACATTTAAATACATGCAACACGAAAATTTAACAGAATCGGAGAAAAAACGACATAGAAGGAACAAATTTGATTTGTAAAAACAAAATGTACGTAATATGTGCTTACGTTTAcctgtgtattacactcgacgcCGTTAATCACATCATCATGCATACCATTCTTGGCTGTATTAGGCTCGTTTTCAGTATTCGCCtatcaataaaatttattatagtaaaaatgaataaacttCAGTTAAATACATGAATATTTACCTCTGTATCAGTCGGTTTCGTGCAATATAATCTATAGGTGAAATAATTAACGCACTGCTTTGAATCCGCGCGAAAACGACGGGCTGTTGAGAAGGGACTAAACGAATTTAATGAATGAAACATCAACGATGAGGAGCCAGCATGCAAAATAGAATTACTATTTACGAGTATCTTCAAGAAATCTCCTACACCGGAAAACAAAGGAGCGTCTTTTTCAGTATATTTATTAGAACGCGTAAAACGCTCTTCATTCTGAAATGATATAATTGTTAAGACTgaaataagtaaatgaaaaaacataatttaaataaaaactgaaacaatAGAACGTATTACTGACTTGCAAAACTCCATATCTATAACCAGTATCAGGACGTGTAACTCGAAGTATTTCATAGCTTTTATCTAATAAGCGTACTTCGGTATTAATGATCCGACTGCTTAACGTAGTTCCGAAACCATTTTTGTACAGATTTACTCCATATAATTTAACTAAATTCATGGCAAACAATTAACGGATTAAAGAACCACACGATATTTATTACACACTAGTGAACTTCCAATTTCCATTGAACTTCTCTcttgttttcaatgttttcatcgAAGACGTGACAGGGACAGCCaaataaaaatcacatcactttgaacCTGGCTTAAAACTTGAACACTGAATGTAGTTAGCGCTCTCTTGTGGTTTGAAAATGTACTGAActtgatgaattaaaaattgatcgtAAGCTGAACCAGGTTTCAATGGATACTCTGGGACTTCATTCGTTTGTTATCACATTATCACATCACCAAACAAACAGGAGTCCATCTTGACCGGAATCGGAGCACATTATTGATGACGTCATAGCTCAACTTCTCGatgtttattttcatgttttcattaaaagttttcatttatttatgtgGAAAAGGTctctttttctacttttttagtATAAATAACGAAATACCgaattatataaattttgatgaggacttttctgaagtaaaattgaatttctcatcgaatggtgtgaacaatttttgttttcgtgtaGAAATAAAAGACTTTATGAAGGTATTTTCATTCACGGATTATGAGCACATGagtgtttcaaaatgttcagaattttattctgttcgaaatgtttttttttttacccaaaggcTCACTCAGcgtttattgttcaaaattcattaaagctCCAAGTTGTGAAAACCAGAGATGCGGAGTAAAAATCGAACGTTGAGCTTTAATGAATTCATTGAATTCTGAAAGATAAACACTAAACAGTAGCAGCTTTGgataaaaaactattttgaactggataaaaataaaattctgaacatttttgattttggtattttaaaacactagtgttttcattgaaaatttcgagaaatttcaattcaatatatcTACTTACATAATAATTTATCCATGAATGAAAATACTATATTATAATATAAAGTCGTTGTTTCTGTAATTCTGCTGGAAAGCAAACCATTCgacgaaaaatgtcattttaattaagaaaagtCATCATCGAAATTTACGCAAATTCACTTTATTCCTACCAATAATGATTAATAAAgtcgaaaaactgaatttctccCATACAATTACCTGTGAAAACTcggaaaatgataaataaacaTCGAGAAGTTGAGCTATGACGTCATCAATAAGGTGCTCCGATTCCGGTCAGGATGGACTCCTCAAACAAACGAACCCTCTTgtcaatttttcttcgaatttctaaataataataatatcataTGGAATTCCAAGAGTTCCGAGCGTCGACTTCGAGCTAATAATGAATGTTCTTCTGAATTCTAATTGTACCAATTCATAATGGATTTCGTTTGCAACGTTTGTAATACACCTTTTTCCAGGAAACATGACTTATTAAAGCATACTGAACGAAATAAATGTTCAACCAAGAAAAGGAACTGTGGAGATTTCGTTTGTGAGCATTGTGGTTCTAGGTTTGTAAGAAAATCTGACGTTACTCGGCACATTAagaaaaatgtatgtttttctaaaaagcaaTCCATCAAagtcagaaaaagaaaaaccgatATAAACACCACAATTTTACAGTTTGAAAGCAATGCAGGTAAATAATATTCTTATCGATCATATCATGTATCTATAATAATCACATCAGTAAGAACTGTATCATTCTAGACTTTCTAGCGTGGAAAGATTGCGAGGAACAGAGAACGCTCTCGAAATATTCCCAATCGTGTGGAACATGGACAACAAAAACTGGTAAAAAATGTCGGTACCGTTGTCACCGTTCTGGATTTGTACGTACGCGTTTAAAAGAGCCTTTCCGAAAAAGAAGTTATAAATTAAAAGGATCTTGCAAAATCAGTAAGTTATGGCGTATTCAAGCATTATTATGTACTCTTCACTTTAAAATTGTTGTCGTTGATTTACATGATGAATCATTACCAGATGGCTCTTGTACCGCGTATAT is from Planococcus citri chromosome 1, ihPlaCitr1.1, whole genome shotgun sequence and encodes:
- the LOC135832586 gene encoding uncharacterized protein LOC135832586 isoform X3, which gives rise to MNLVKLYGVNLYKNGFGTTLSSRIINTEVRLLDKSYEILRVTRPDTGYRYGVLQNEERFTRSNKYTEKDAPLFSGVGDFLKILVNSNSILHAGSSSLMFHSLNSFSPFSTARRFRADSKQCVNYFTYRLYCTKPTDTEANTENEPNTAKNGMHDDVINGVECNTQIPSWERSHAAALVHIGKLQSHLDTALLLRYQCTARAELDRLETKYGLGVRLNWKKIDILKDPVDKAKEIRVQRWLHIGNVKEIQKNEEFYSKLLNQKYTVEQIATIMAEAYHQLSVSIKTIALGGRVNKFKNYHLTEDLNVNKVLDILIEKYDFKHGTFE
- the LOC135832586 gene encoding uncharacterized protein LOC135832586 isoform X2, producing MNLVKLYGVNLYKNGFGTTLSSRIINTEVRLLDKSYEILRVTRPDTGYRYGVLQNEERFTRSNKYTEKDAPLFSGVGDFLKILVNSNSILHAGSSSLMFHSLNSFSPFSTARRFRADSKQCVNYFTYRLYCTKPTDTEANTENEPNTAKNGMHDDVINGVECNTQVEYFECSARVKIPSWERSHAAALVHIGKLQSHLDTALLLRYQCTARAELDRLETKYGLGVRLNWKKIDILKDPVDKAKEIRVQRWLHIGNVKEIQKNEEFYSKLLNQKYTVEQIATIMAEAYHQLSVSIKTIALGGRVNKFKNYHLTEDLNVNKVLDILIEKYDFKHGTFE
- the LOC135832586 gene encoding uncharacterized protein LOC135832586 isoform X1 yields the protein MNLVKLYGVNLYKNGFGTTLSSRIINTEVRLLDKSYEILRVTRPDTGYRYGVLQNEERFTRSNKYTEKDAPLFSGVGDFLKILVNSNSILHAGSSSLMFHSLNSFSPFSTARRFRADSKQCVNYFTYRLYCTKPTDTEANTENEPNTAKNGMHDDVINGVECNTQVQVEYFECSARVKIPSWERSHAAALVHIGKLQSHLDTALLLRYQCTARAELDRLETKYGLGVRLNWKKIDILKDPVDKAKEIRVQRWLHIGNVKEIQKNEEFYSKLLNQKYTVEQIATIMAEAYHQLSVSIKTIALGGRVNKFKNYHLTEDLNVNKVLDILIEKYDFKHGTFE